The Papaver somniferum cultivar HN1 chromosome 6, ASM357369v1, whole genome shotgun sequence genome segment aatggtcgatgcaatcttcaggccatggattggtagtaccttagaagtctacgttgatgacatgctcgtcaaaagtaagctgcgcaaagatcaccaccaggacctgagagatattttcgaagcaaggaggaaacatcacatgaaagtaaatccagaaaaatgcactttcggtgtcacctcagggaaattcctcggatatctggtaacaaaaaggggcattgaggtagaccccgcgaagatacaagccatagtagaaatgccatctccgaagaatttaaaagaagtgcagaagctcaatggatccatagcatCCTTGGGcatatttattgcccgatcctcggacaaatgcaaacattttttcaatattctcaaaaaagggagtaagtttgaatggaccgcagaatgcgaagaagccttccaaagaatcaaagaacacctggcttcaattccaatcctgcagaagcctgattctgatgaggttttggcattgtacatagcagcgacagaagacgcagttagcgcagtattggtcaaaaccaatacgaagatagaacaacctatctattatgtcagtaagaccctcaattctgcggaaaggaactacacgaagatcgaacaactcatcctggcattggtatgggctacgcaaaagctgagaacctatttcctaactcacttcatccgcgtcccatacAAAGCActactggaagcagtcctcaaaagcgcgggaaaagtaggaagaatagccaagtggaacacccacctggaccaattcaacatcattcatgaaatttaacattcccaaaaatcccaagttttggcggatttcttagcagacctccccctggacaacgacgaagagattaggggaatactagaagccgatgaagaaagcaaggatcttgttgatgtcctcgaacccgcgagtcaaagacaatgggaagtcttcgttgatggttccaaaaataaggaaggggcaggaataggcattgtcatcaccaccccaactggagaaaggatcgtacaagcACTCATGTTAGAATTCAAatagcatactaacaacatcgtcgaatacgaggcagtcgtacatgccctccgcttaataatagagatgggagtacccgatgtaagactgacaagtgattcgcagcttgtcatacggcaaatagggctcgaatacaatgtgtacgacgacaccctctcagcttacatggccttggtccaaacattggcatcacaaattccgaacatcaaattccggcacttatgcagaagggatctcaggcacgcggatgccctagcatatatatcatccatgctgaaggacaagagtatcgaagctatcaaaataacaagggtatacgagccttcaattgcacCACAATTCTCCTTTGCTATAAATCAatatacagtggaagaaaatatcgaatatcaggtaggagaagacatccgtgacgattttgacgaagaagatatcctgtcaagagcaaatcaagacgaagatttcagcaacgaagatgattggagaatgatgatccatgcgtttctcaaggatggaaccttacctgcggatcacaaacaaaacatgaaaatactctccaaagtaggaagatatgaccttcgggatggaatcctgtacaagaaatctttcccggaccgttactacgttgcttatccaggaaagaggggcatcaagttctaaacgacatccattatggtgacgcaggaaatCATAGCAGCATGAGATCACtggccgacaaagcaaaaatgcaaggatattactggcccataatgatacaagatgccgcaagaatgtcccgacgatgtgaagaatgtcagcgtttcgccaaaaagatacatgcaccagcaacaacgttgaattctgtggatagtccgtggccattcgcaaaatggggcatagatatcgttgggcctttcatcgaaggatcagggaaaagacgatttttgatagtagccatggactacttcagtaaatgggtggaagccaaagccttagccaggatcagagacgtggacgtgtttactttcatattccaaaacattatttgcaggttcggcataccagcggaaatcgtgtccgataatggtaaacaattacaggggaaaaacatagacatgctcttcgacactttcaaaataaggaaaaacaagtccacccccatataccctcaaagcaacggacaagcggaagctaccaacaagaccctcgcccttatactcaaaaataaattagacgaacacaaggggcgatggtgtgaacagctacacaatgtattatgggaatacatgacaacacgaagatctgccactggggagtccccgtttctcctcacttatggagctgaagcagtcatcccaacagagatcttcatgccaaccacaaagaccgaagcatgggagaaaaatctcacaacagacatgatgttagagagactggacgacctggaaggaaggagggaagcagcattgcagaaaatggaaaattatcaacaaagactagcgagggagtacaacaaaaaggtaaagcttcgaaattttgtagaggggcagtatgtgctaagaacaatcccgcagtatcaacgagagaagaaatggggaaagttagcacctacatggggaggaccttttataatacacgacattgcgggaaacggttcctactatcttcgcaatctgaaaggcgaggtcctccggcacccttggaatgctaaatggctcaaaccatactacccataggagcagcgcagctttgcatccgcgtggagaataccagaagaagaaggtagCGTAACcgttttacatgtttctatctatggacgaggagtagcaggcctcaacctatcaatcaaacaagctttttggtaaatcttcaagtaaacaaaatttattaacaatattgaggaaagtagttaatctacaatctctcagggctcccctatcagtgtttatgagtgtaagaccagggggaaggcacccagcagaaagagatacccaaccaattttaaggcagtgggtcgacggaatgggtgcatgtaaatattttcaaataagcatccatatcctagaacgctgcctcggcccccaccgtttgggaatcctctggcccaagattcgccagcggggtgacaggtctcaagacggtcacgaaggtatttaccttcggtgtcgcactctaacactctcaactttttacaaaaccaGTTATTTCTagttaacacttcacaatactttaaaataaaaagatgaattgataacgcatgtacgccaaaaggatgatccatttcataaagagttgattacaagattcggcaaataagattaaaaaagaaaacacatcaaaaaatgatccgaaattatataatcaacgaggatcaactttctatgactaataaaataaatctacttggacgatacagctccttCAACGGgtttgtctctgcgagatgaaggtacgctaccacctgaagagggcccagaagaaccaggcaaaggcgcgggaaggggacgacgcggatagttcttgacaagaccatgttcgattttaaggccaagttcaatcttatccaagactttgttggtctcttcatccaactgacatcgagccttataagtgataacatcggtccgctggtgggcttgagacagcaatacagataggcgttccgcctctttggaggcaatctccgctgcttcctcacgagacgcggccaaccctttgaaatagttggtttgtccttcctgctgcactaaggcagattgagtctttttaagctcatcatttgctacgtgaagctgtccctcgagtgctgaaaacaaaaaataccaaggggttataacgaagaaataacagaatcaccctcgataaaacgaggttataccttcgacattagtcgaagcctcctcatactcattgacaactgcgtcccgagcctcatcaagaaagtcatattcggtggatagtttctcataatccgtttgaaggttcgtaagagcaaattgactggcatctaaatctacctgcttcatcgaatccaagtgacgaagatggttgacttcatcattcacctcccccatccttttatgaagtcgatacacattcatctcaagatctctttcagactccacttggcgagcaatatccgctcgagacgctgctatggctttactaagagcaccaacctcggccctagcattatctctttccacGGAAaaacgcagcatactatccctaaccccggggcctaagaaagaacgagcctgttgtaactcttcttctaaaaagcgcactctagcctctaagtctgaagcatgttctcgagcatcacgcaggttgtcacgcgtccatagcaacgtaccattaaacaaacaaaggtcatgattgtacttattttgcatatcaaccatcagtgttcgcttttcacgccactcagctgttaaggcgttgtgcttatcagcacgagcattccactttacggcttcgctcttcaacttacccaccaactctgcaatacgggatttctttcgttccctttctttccgaagacatatcaactcggggactccacccactgaagatagggtggggagactcagacagaacaccaaaacacagatagggaatcacaaggagtgaaaaatccgtaaaatacaaacctgtgaaggacgagacacttctacgagtctgctccaattcgttgcagactatagcaagttctgaacgaagattctcctcagcgttacccagttgttctttttccttcagacggcccctcagttcatttatttccgcttcagccgcagacagttcctcttccctatgacgaagctttgcctccaactttaaagacttttctttaaagaattggtacagaacatggttacaatgttcgctcctcatcatctacgtcacaaacaacaaacattattataccaaagggatcagatatcacgaagaacacaatgcgcggatatcataaaaagagtacaaggatttacctctaaaacacgctgctgggggaaaccgtactggtacccatcaTCTATGTCCATCAtgtcagcaacagaggagggagggtcaaccactaaattagcttccgaagctctaagattcttctcccacatctcagcaacgcgggcttcagaagacagttgcatcattcgacgagtataagcgtcagaattcttctcaccagtgaccacgggggcagggttagggacgaacatcaggttcttcttctttagccaagccaaaatggaatcttcaccttcaggcattagcgagaaaggaaaatcctcggaaggagactcaaccgcagacttccccttggaggttatctcctcacccgcgcaagtctcgacattaccaccctcagcatgaccacctgcgttctcagcttgctgatcagTGGTAACTTCTTTACCAaggtccccaagcacatcccaatcatcatgtggggaaagaaatgagaagtcctcggcaagacccatggcagcagtcacatcgaaggattcccccgtggaatatatcctaccgaaagagaattctggggaaattacgggaaaagtacccacaccaacaatgtcatcgccaacaggggcagatccactccCACCAGTACCACCGACGGTAAcattaccctcagcctcaccattaccacctgtggcaacttcttcttcaccatcaccacccgcgacgacttcttcttcaagatcaccacccgcggcaacttcagcctcaccatcaccacccgcggcaacctcttcttcattaccaccttcgtcatcagggtaagaagtgtcggtacgctcttctccgttggacatttcttcatcctcaccatacccttggtttacgggactcgtaacctcctcataaccctcagcctcaccgataaccgcagtagaagaCTGTTTGGgcccaagtttcttcttcttcgacacctacaaaccagtatacatcccacaaaggctcattttttccctcacttcaaaaatgaaaattatttcaagcacgGAAAAATGGGCAAAAAGATAgataatataagaagaaactataccttggcagcagcaacactctttgatggatggataacaccagaaccctcctccccatctccatcaacgacatcaagatcataaggaaaattcatgcccgcgaaattaggacgccaaggacagaaatctccataacgagcaggaggagtttcacgaggcttgctattttcagaaggacgccaaccacgtggacccggaatccatctgtaagcccaaggaccaactacctcaataatagtagcatgccattcataatcatggtcacgcttaattctttcacgagcaggaaagagtttccgtttagcagatccctcagtaccaggaacatacttcagcttggcatcactcacctcattcaaaagacgaatttcaccacggggagcagcaatattacgaagactaacactccacggcttacggtttatgctgttgacataatccccaaaacaactgttaaagttctgaggagtgtaccactctctctcagcaggatttggaacatagcaggtcatcatagtctctcccttgctccgcagataacattccttcagtgaacgaagataattcccagatagttgtgacacggaacgattatgagtgttcgtggaagagccttcgcgactatccaacatgtcataataaaaggagtcacccgacttatataagggCAACATAATACCCACCttgaaggctccaaccgtagtcaacagatgaaactcgtcaaactggtaattagcaaggagctcgtaggtgatatcatcgtcaggagcatagaagcgaacctcaaaagcttggagttcatgtttttccttgaacatctcaagatcaatatgcttgaaagtgaccttcttcttaccaactgaaatgttgcgtatcacggggacaatttcttcttcgtctacggaatcagaagtaggacccaattccgaagctttccttttagaaggaagatttgtagacggatcagctctcgacatagtactcttggagtacttccctttgaaagaaaccgtgggaggaggcggcaaagatttctgcggaggcactgaaggaggagccattgaacgaaggggcggagcatccactatttcagtacgaggaggaggagcccgcgtactcctagagtcatcacgaggaggagcctgcgtactcctagaatcttcacgaggacgagaaggggcgcggttaactgcatacctagacccagaaggacccttcggcatatccACTTTCTTAGAAGGCATAAtcttcgcaccagaggaagatgaaaccctatgaccccgaggatccgattgcgaagacttgtaaggaccttccccaagtggagatctgtcaggatctctacgcggaggggatcttggcggactagacggcggagtttggtaaggagcccgcggacgatcagacatatctagaAGGGAACACAAAaaaagtttagagaagaatacgaggagatcactaaagatcaaaaaactcataattaatggttcatccggataaacatgaaaagccctaagaaactaaaaaatactccatccgactccagggataatactcatATACAGACTGACAGACGCTGTAACAAAGAACatggcaagcatatatgcttcgacatgtatgatcttcatcgcaaaaccaagaacacagcagcaggagacaaacgtATAGATACACTGATAAATCAATGTTGAACAACTGATGAAAaatcccatacctgtatagaagaggacgacaagcaccaaccgcagtcgaagaaaggaggatcggagatatcgacagatacaggggcagcaacaatcaagaacgaaagaagcagaagaaagaaacagaaaattgaatgctatATTCCTCACAAGAACGACGATAGTAAATGgttaaagaacaagaataagaaaacaagaagagaatgaacactgacaagaagaggataaaagtttttttcacattctctttcctatttatgaagctagagaagacaataactgctcctcgtaccaaggagcagttacgggagaagttaatgcaaagtgggaaacgtgtaggactacctttcttcttcaaaattgcaaaatatgcccaagttagaagaagatgggcaaattgtatgtacacctttcatcatcctccacatgtacagaaagagacacgtggaaggcatgcgaagcgagacatcaaaacatgatagcaagcatctcatcagaagataccatcagtcagcagatctgacggtcagggacagaggaccacagaggtatgatggctcagaggagcaccagataataccccttgggtattaacacacccaatcccgaggaagatcccagatcaacggctgagaggaagtttgactgacacagatgtgaccagacaaagagacacttgtctgacacgagcagacatccatctacccgcattaaataccaaagagatatacacgtgtcgatcagctcgtggaagaagcgaggataacccttcgtattcaagctcaggcctcGGCAtacgccgaagacctctgcgtaataggcacaaagcacaagaagataagattacaacggcacctcacaGATGGGACCCATGTtccttccctataaatacccctctccactaagagagaggggGCAGACCATTTTgtagagcaattagaggagagcATAGGAGAGAAAAATagaaagagtaagtaatccccctacttccgcagacctatgtatactttaaagtcattcgactatctttgtaaccattcagtacatagtgaaacaccaaaccccatggatgtaggccttagtgccgaaccacgtaaatctgtctcatttacatttcagcaccttacattcagcgttaaatttcatatgctttatatttatacttgattcttgatttatttctttatacgaacattatttatgataatattcgactagacaatgacaagcccgaagacttcgagtcgatgaatcgatataatcatcccgttaCGCATACGATGTACGATTCTaaaattaggatgtatgcgaatattgtttgtgaacacgtggacacgtggatggcttcgtgatttatgtgttcacagagAAAGAAATACTAGAATTTCTCCTCGACACATTCTCATGGGATGGAAGCCATATCATCTTTTCTAGTAAATATTACCCTTGCATTGGAGATAacattttggaagaaaaaaaaaataaattctaaGCGGCATGTTTTTCAAAGATACTCTTAGATTATCTTGAAAAATTTGATTCCTGCTGAATGAAGCTAGATATGGGTCTAATTCTATTCTGCAATAATTTGAGATAATTAGCTAATCATAGTAACAGTCATCAAATTTAGTTGGCGTGCATAACTGTTTCATATTGGCTAAGGTACTGTTTCAGGGAGGCCAAGGTGTTGTGAGTGCCCAACGAAGACTACCAAGTGTAGCAGCAGCTAACAAGGTTTTCATTATCCTCAGAGAACGGTACAATTGGATAACAAATGCCAAGGAGGTCCAAGAAAGACACGTGGCATACACGATCCTGGTTGCATGACCTGATACCACCCACATCAGAATCCTCTTATCCAATCTCTTATCCTTGGAGATCTAAAATCAAGTCCACCAAATAATAATACTACAACTACATCTCTCTCAAACATTAGCTTCTTAATTATTTGCAACCGAAGTTTGCAGTCTGCAAAACACGGGGAAACACTAAACCAACAAGGCAGAAACATGGCTGCATCTCTTCAAGCTGCCGCTACCTTGATGCCGACTAAGCTCGGTGTCTCTTCTCGTAGTCTTAGATCCTCTCAGTGCGTTAGCAAGTCATTCGGGATCGAACAATCCTCAGCTAGATTAACTTGCTCTCTCCAAACTGATCTTAAAGATCTAGCTTTGAAGTGTGTCGAAACCACCAAGATTGCTGGTTTTGCCCTTGCCACTTCTGCTCTTGTCGTGTCGGTAAGCTTTTAATGATCATTTCAAAAGTTAATTGTATTCCTTTCCATGTCAGAAATATACAACTAACATAACTGTAACTCAACTTATTAATGTTGTATGGTTTAACAGGGAGCTAGCGCTGAGGGTGTCCCCAAAAGGCTAACTTTCGATGAAATCCAGAGCAAGACCTACATGGAAGTCAAAGGATCAGGAACAGCAAATCAATGCCCAACCATTGAAGGTGGTGCTGGTTCATTCAGCTTCAAAGCAGGCAAATACACCATGAAGAAGTTGTGCTTGGAACCAACTTCATTCACTGTCAAAGCCGAAGGTGTTAGCAAGAACTCAGCACCTGATTTCCAAAAGACTAAACTCATGACCCGTCTAACCTACACCCTAGACGAAATCGAGGGTCCTTTCGAGGTCTCATCAGACGGAACTGTTAAGTTTGAGGAGAAAGACGGTATTGATTACGCTGCTGTAACTGTCCAGCTCCCAGGAGGTGAACGTGTACCTTTCCTATTCACTGTTAAACAACTTGTAGCTTCTGGTAAGCCAGAAAGTTTTGGAGGACCTTTCTTGGTTCCATCTTACAGAGGTTCTTCATTCTTGGACCCAAAGGGTAGAGGTGGATCCACTGGTTACGACAACGCTGTTGCTTTGCCAGCCGGTGGAAGAGGAGATGAGGAAGAACTCCAGAAGGAGAATGTTAAGAACACAGCTGCTTTGTCTGGAAACATTACTTTGAGTGTTACTGATAGTAAACCAGACAGTGGTGAGTTGATTGGAGTGTTTGAGAGTATCCAGCCTTCTGATACTGATTTAGGTGCTAAAGTTCCCAAGGATGTGAAAATCCAAGGAGTTTGGTATGCTCAATTGGAACAATAAACTTGATTAATatctaagttttttttcttcGGTATGATATTGCGCATTGCAGTTTTCGATTACAATGTGGGTTTGGGTTAGATTGAATATTATTAATTATCGCTCATTTACGTACATGAATCATGTTGCTTGAATCGACAATATCAAGGCAGTGGCGAATGTCGATCAGGGTTAATGACTCTTGTGTGATGAGAATCATTAGAGATTATATTGTTTATGGTGTTGCCTGTTGGATGTAAATTCTCCAGATTTGATGTAATTTATTGGGATAAGAACCTGTCGTTAGTAGTATATACTAAGTTCTTTCGGACCAGAACCATGTCTATTTTCTCTTCTGTCTGTCAAAAGATTTATAGTAGTTCAGCATTTCATTATGTTTTAGAACCTGTCCCAAAACCTTTACACATGACGAACGACGGCCCCAAAGTATAGTGTCTCAACCTCGAGTGTTATTGTTTTTGATCGGAATCTTAATCTCAAATACTAGTTAAATTCATTTTCAGTTTGTATGTGTGGTGTGTATACAAGGGAATTCTAAGTCATCACAAAGTCCAGCATTTGCTTATTAATATTGGTGTAACTAATTCTGGATACATTTCTCAGCTTGTTTCCTGACAATTTTGGAAGAACCCTCTAAGGGCAATTTCCATGAGCATCCACAAGTTTGTCAAATTGCATAGCCTGGTGAATGGAAAAAAGTACTCGTCCACTATGAAAACAAGCACTAAGCGGCTGAATTTCTACCGAACCGACGAGTCTAAGCCACCAGCACATTAGACTTTTCTGTCAGTGGTTTAGAGTTTACCGCTCGGTATGGACTCGTCCGTCTGACAACTCgatgtctgggaaagtatgcgtacccgtacacatacaggcggagagttcacttccgtgaaaatctgctggagtttggaatgtgctgaagtatgcgcacccgtatgcgtaccggcgtaaccaaactcaagtaCGGCTActcaggtatgcgtacccgtttgcgtacttgagtgggttactttctaaaatcggttgtgtacatgaacataaacatttatataataaggaatgcaatcttgcaAACCgtgtataatgttcatgaattgattgagtgaatcaaaccgattttgtttcgattgtgttcttgtatacttctatgagaattcagcaattgaacaactctttaactagcttcatttgagtcatttgaactagttatggataagatgaatatggttgatatgagagttatcgtacgactaacttcggttgaccatggttgagccaacatgggtgtacacgtttgggtacggttacataaacctaaatgagggtacatttcatttgtgtgtaacaatccaagttcgatctaacggttgaaagatattagcttggttgaatcaggtttttcatctaacggtgaatattgaatgctttgccaccaaggtaacttggatttcaaatcatgatttgaaaactatataaaggagaactct includes the following:
- the LOC113289269 gene encoding oxygen-evolving enhancer protein 1, chloroplastic — translated: MAASLQAAATLMPTKLGVSSRSLRSSQCVSKSFGIEQSSARLTCSLQTDLKDLALKCVETTKIAGFALATSALVVSGASAEGVPKRLTFDEIQSKTYMEVKGSGTANQCPTIEGGAGSFSFKAGKYTMKKLCLEPTSFTVKAEGVSKNSAPDFQKTKLMTRLTYTLDEIEGPFEVSSDGTVKFEEKDGIDYAAVTVQLPGGERVPFLFTVKQLVASGKPESFGGPFLVPSYRGSSFLDPKGRGGSTGYDNAVALPAGGRGDEEELQKENVKNTAALSGNITLSVTDSKPDSGELIGVFESIQPSDTDLGAKVPKDVKIQGVWYAQLEQ